A stretch of Zymoseptoria tritici IPO323 chromosome 1, whole genome shotgun sequence DNA encodes these proteins:
- a CDS encoding peptide methionine sulfoxide reductase (The putative protein is a; reduces methionine sulfoxide and required for repair of oxidised methionine residues.) yields the protein MANLLQRLMRPFSSSSMHFTPETSAQTMNLPEGAQRATIAAGCFWGVEHMYRHDFKDKGLLDARVGYIGGDTDSPSYRAVCSGRTGHAEACQIIFDPTKVTYAALLEYFYKMHDPTTANRQGPDTGSQYRSGIFYHDAEQKAIAEEVTKKANEQWYKGKIVTEILEAGTWWDAEKYHQLYLQNNPGGYECPSHFLRKFPPLE from the exons aTGGccaacctcctccagcgcctaATGCGCCCATTCAGCAGCTCCTCCATGCACTTCACGCCCGAGACCTCCGCGCAGACGATGAACTTGCCTGAAGGTGCCCAGCGCGCCACCATCGCCGCTGGATGCTTCTGGGGTGTTGAGCACATGTATCGCCACGATTTCAAGGATAAGGGTTTGTTGGACGCAAGAGTTGGGTATATTGGAGGCGATACGGATAGTCCGAGCTACAGGGCGGTTTGTAGTGGACGGACGGGAC ACGCCGAAGCCTGCCAAATCATCTTCGACCCCACCAAAGTCACCTACGCCGCGCTCCTCGAATACTTTTACAAGATGCACGATCCGACCACCGCCAACCGCCAAGGTCCCGACACGGGCTCGCAGTACCGCAGTGGGATTTTCTACCACGACGCCGAGCAGAAGGCGattgcggaggaggtcaCCAAGAAGGCGAACGAGCAGTGGTATAAGGGGAAAATTGTGACGGAGATCTTGGAGGCTGGGACGTGGTGGGATGCGGAGAAGTATCATCAGTTGTACTTGCAGAATAATCCGGGGGGGTATGAGTGTCCTAGTCA TTTCTTGAGGAAGTTCCCGCCGTTGGAGTAA
- a CDS encoding putative major facilitator superfamily transporter (MFS-MDR transporter belonging to the DHA2 subfamily. These type of MFS transporters are implicated in MDR and secretion of fungal secondary metabolites.), giving the protein MAKTKHRERKLPKQQLTILAICRFAEPISSTSLYPYLPEMVESFNVPQNEVGKWAGICAAVFSLFQALVGVPWGRFSDRYGRKPAILIGLTSTMFTTIMLGFSTSLPMAILARAIAGAGNGNVGIIRTTVAEMVPFKELQPRAFSLMPLVWNIGSIFGPTIGGALANPYNVQPGEEHRSGNLLRMYPYALPNIVSALIFAVGITTGLLFLEETLEGKENRRDYGLILGKKLTSATKRLSLRLARLLRLRPALSEDEANRETEPLIKRSSDEEDSLSSETKVDLPRPTWRSVLNRQSVVNLIVYTLLAMHGMAFDQLIPVYMQHSPIGSPHSTPYTFPLKFAGGFGLNHFEIGLMSTFYGVAGMFVQFFVFPPLCRKYGVLFWLKVSACTFPIVYFITPFTALLPTTRWQVICMFALMATKCLAGIFAFPCSTILLTNSASSLRTLGTLNGIATSVSAIGRAIGPAMSGAIFSVGVKRGYVIAPWWFMAAIAALAAVPVWWLVEGEGFGGDDEVSDVEEDEEDLEEGILETGLEGQAEGQAKPGPLPGVKTQDAHNDDEQLERAYGGLAPLSRTATMASSVLSDDDGAPPSATRGRSRATSAADLDRQGGPSSTPPPTLSRRNSKRVMRKISIPIGMGREGISRRYSSNLGQSFGSAGSYQ; this is encoded by the exons ATGGCGAAGACAAAGCATCGAGAGCGCAAGCTGCCCAAGCAGCAGTTGACCATATTGG CAATATGCCGCTTCGCCGAACccatctcctcgacctccctctACCCCTACCTCCCTGAAATGGTCGAATCCTTCAACGTCCCGCAAAACGAAGTCGGAAAATGGGCAGGAATCTGCGCCGCAgtcttctcgctcttccAAGCCCTCGTGGGCGTACCCTGGGGTCGATTCTCCGACAGATATGGTCGCAAGCCCGCAATCCTCATCGGACTCACGAGCACAATGTTCACGACGATAATGCTGGGATTCAGTACCAGCTTACCGATGGCGATTCTCGCGAGAGCAATAGCAGGAGCTGGAAATGGGAATGTGGGGATCATACGGACGACGGTGGCAGAAATGGTGCCGTTCAAAGAGCTGCAGCCTCGAGCGTTCAGCCTGATGCCATTGGTATGGAACATTGGTAGTATCTTCGGGCCTACAATTGGCGGTGCGTTGGCAAACCCGTACAATGTTCAGCCGGGAGAGGAACACAGGAGTGGGAACTTGCTAAGGATGTATCCTTACGCTTTGCCGAATATTGTTTCAGCACTGATCTTTGCGGTTGGCATTACGACTGGCTTGCTCTTTCTGGAAGAGACGCTGGAGGGCAAGGAGAATAGACGAGATTACGGCCTCATACTCGGAAAGAAGCTCACATCTGCAACGAAGCGACTATCGCTTAGGCTAGCACGACTGCTCCGCCTGCGCCCAGCACtcagcgaagacgaagccaATCGCGAAACCGAACCTCTGATCAAGCGCAGctccgatgaagaagatTCGCTTTCATCCGAGACGAAGGTCGACCTCCCACGCCCAACATGGCGCTCCGTTCTCAATCGCCAATCCGTGGTCAATCTCATCGTCTacaccctcctcgccatgcACGGCATGGCGTTCGACCAGCTCATACCCGTCTACATGCAACACTCGCCAATCGGTAGCCCGCACTCAACACCCTATACATTCCCTCTCAAATTTGCCGGCGGCTTCGGCCTCAACCACTTCGAGATCGGCCTGATGTCGACATTCTACGGCGTGGCAGGCATGTTCGTGCAGTTCTTCGTCTTCCCTCCTCTATGCCGGAAGTACGGAGTCCTGTTCTGGCTCAAGGTGTCCGCTTGCACTTTCCCGATTGTCTACTTCATCACGCCATTCACCGCCCTGCTGCCCACGACCCGCTGGCAAGTCATTTGCATGTTCGCCTTGATGGCGACAAAGTGTCTGGCCGGGATCTTCGCCTTTCCCTGCAGCACGATCCTGCTCACGAACAGCGCTAGCAGTCTACGCACACTCGGCACGCTGAACGGGATTGCGACCAGTGTCAGTGCTATTGGACGTGCGATTGGGCCGGCGATGTCCGGGGCGATTTTCTCGGTTGGAGTGAAGAGGGGGTATGTCATTGCGCCTTGGTGGTTCATGGCGGCCATTGCGGCGCTTGCAGCGGTACCAGTTTGGTGGCTGGTGGAAGGCGAGGGCTTTGGAGGCGACGATGAGGTCAGTgatgtcgaggaggatgaggaggacttggAAGAAGGAATTCTGGAAACAGGACTGGAAGGGCAAGCAGAAGGCCAGGCTAAACCAGGACCACTGCCAGGCGTGAAGACGCAAGACGCtcacaacgacgacgagcagcTGGAACGAGCATACGGTGGTCTCGCTCCACTCAGTCGCACAGCGACCATGGCATCCTCCGTCCTCTCCGACGATGATGGCGCTCCTCCGTCAGCGACCCGAGGCAGGAGTCGGGCTACGTCTGCCGCGGATCTCGATCGGCAAGGTGGAccttcatcaacaccaccaccgacgTTGAGTCGCAGAAATTCGAAGCGTGTGATGAGGAAGATTTCGATTCCGATTGGTATGGGCAGGGAGGGCATCAGTCGACGGTACTCGAGTAATTTGGGTCAGAGCTTTGGGAGTGCGGGGAGCTATCAGTGA